A window of Equus caballus isolate H_3958 breed thoroughbred chromosome 10, TB-T2T, whole genome shotgun sequence contains these coding sequences:
- the HAS1 gene encoding hyaluronan synthase 1 isoform X2, producing the protein MTWAYAAGVPLASDRYGLLAFGLYGAFLSVHLVAQSLFAYLEHRRGAAAARRAAARGPLDAASARSVALTISAYQEDPAYLRQCLASARALLYPRTRLRVLMVVDGNRAEDLYMVDMFREIFADEDPATYVWDGNYHQPWEPAAAGAAGEGAYREVEAEDPGRLAVEALVRTRRCVCVAQRWGGKREVMYTAFKALGDSVDYVQVCDSDTRLDPMALLELVRVLDEDPQVGAVGGDVRILNPLDSWVSFLSSLRYWVAFNVERACQSYFHCVSCISGPLGLYRNNLLQQFLEAWYNQKFLGTHCTFGDDRHLTNRMLSMGYATKYTARSRCYSETPSSFLRWLSQQTRWSKSYFREWLYNALWWHRHHAWMTYEAVVSGLFPFFVAATVLRLFYAGRPWALLWVLLCVQGVALAKAAFAAWLRGCARMVLLSLYAPLYMCGLLPAKFLALATMNQSGWGTSGRRKLAANYVPVLPLALWALLLLGGLVRSVAHEATADWSGPSRAAEAYHLAAGAGAYVGYWAVMLTFYWVGVRRLCRRRAGGYRVQV; encoded by the exons ATGACCTGGGCCTACGCCGCGGGCGTGCCGCTGGCCTCCGATCGCTACGGCCTCCTGGCCTTCGGCCTCTACGGGGCCTTCCTGTCGGTGCACCTGGTGGCGCAGAGCCTCTTCGCGTACCTGGAGCACCggcggggcgcggcggcggcgcggcgggcggCTGCGCGGGGGCCCCTGGACGCGGCCTCGGCGCGCAGCGTGGCCCTGACCATCTCGGCGTACCAGGAGGACCCGGCCTACCTGCGCCAGTGCCTGGCGTCCGCCCGCGCCCTGCTCTACCCGCGCACGCGCCTGCGCGTCCTCATGGTGGTGGACGGCAACCGCGCCGAGGACCTCTACATGGTCGACATGTTCCGCGAGATCTTCGCCGACGAGGACCCCGCCACCTACGTGTGGGACGGCAACTACCACCAGCCCTGGGAACccgcggcggcgggcgcggcgggcgagGGCGCCTACCGGGAGGTGGAGGCTGAGGACCCCGGGCGGCTGGCGGTGGAGGCGCTGGTGAGGACGCGCAGGTGCGTGTGCGTGGCGCAGCGCTGGGGCGGCAAGCGCGAGGTCATGTACACCGCCTTCAAGGCTCTCGGCGACTCGGTGGACTACGTGCAG GTCTGTGACTCGGACACGAGGCTGGACCCCATGGCACTGCTGGAGCTGGTGCGGGTGCTGGACGAGGACCCCCAAGTGGGAGCTGTTGGGGGGGATGTGAGGATCCTTAACCCTCTGGACTCCTGGGTCAGCTTCCTAAGCAGCCTGCGATACTGGGTGGCCTTCAATGTGGAGCGGGCTTGTCAGAGCTACTTCCATTGTGTGTCCTGCATCAGTGGTCCCCTAG GCCTATACAGGAACAACCTCCTGCAGCAGTTCCTTGAGGCCTGGTACAACCAGAAGTTCCTGGGCACCCACTGTACCTTTGGGGATGACCGGCACCTCACTAACCGTATGCTCAGCATGGGCTATGCCACCAA GTACACCGCCCGCTCCCGCTGCTACTCGGAGACGCCCTCGTCCTTCCTGCGCTGGCTGAGTCAGCAGACGCGCTGGTCCAAGTCGTACTTCCGCGAGTGGCTGTACAACGCGCTGTGGTGGCACCGACACCACGCGTGGATGACCTACGAGGCGGTGGTCTCAGGCCTCTTCCCCTTCTTCGTGGCGGCCACCGTGCTGCGGCTCTTCTACGCCGGCCGCCCGTGGGCGCTGCTCTGGGTGCTGCTGTGCGTGCAGGGCGTGGCGCTGGCCAAGGCGGCCTTCGCGGCCTGGCTGCGGGGCTGCGCGCGCATGGTGCTGCTCTCGCTCTACGCGCCCCTCTACATGTGCGGCCTCCTGCCCGCCAAGTTCCTGGCGCTGGCCACCATGAACCAGAGCGGCTGGGGCACCTCGGGCCGGAGGAAACTGGCGGCCAACTACGTCCCTGTGCTGCCGCTGGCGCTCTGGGCTCTGCTGCTGCTCGGCGGCCTGGTGCGCAGCGTGGCGCACGAGGCCACGGCCGACTGGAGCGGCCCTTCGCGGGCCGCCGAGGCCTATCATCTGGCCGCCGGAGCGGGTGCCTACGTGGGGTACTGGGCGGTCATGCTCACGTTCTACTGGGTGGGCGTGCGGAGGCTCTgccggcggcgggcggggggcTACCGCGTCCAGGTGTGA
- the HAS1 gene encoding hyaluronan synthase 1 isoform X3: MRQDVPKPSPAAHHCSGLVRRVLTIAFALLILGLMTWAYAAGVPLASDRYGLLAFGLYGAFLSVHLVAQSLFAYLEHRRGAAAARRAAARGPLDAASARSVALTISAYQEDPAYLRQCLASARALLYPRTRLRVLMVVDGNRAEDLYMVDMFREIFADEDPATYVWDGNYHQPWEPAAAGAAGEGAYREVEAEDPGRLAVEALVRTRRCVCVAQRWGGKREVMYTAFKALGDSVDYVQVCDSDTRLDPMALLELVRVLDEDPQVGAVGGDVRILNPLDSWVSFLSSLRYWVAFNVERACQSYFHCVSCISGPLGLYRNNLLQQFLEAWYNQKFLGTHCTFGDDRHLTNRMLSMGYATKYTARSRCYSETPSSFLRWLSQQTRWSKSYFREWLYNALWWHRHHAWMTYEAVVSGLFPFFVAATVLRLFYAGRPWALLWVLLCVQGVALAKAAFAAWLRGCARMVLLSLYAPLYMCGLLPAKFLALATMNQSGWGTSGRRKLAANYVPVLPLALWALLLLGGLVRSVAHEATADWSGPSRAAEAYHLAAGAGAYVGYWAVMLTFYWVGVRRLCRRRAGGYRVQV; this comes from the exons ATGAGACAG GACGTCCCCAAGCCCAGCCCTGCAGCGCACCACTGCTCTGGCCTGGTCCGGCGGGTGCTGACCATCGCCTTCGCGCTGCTCATCCTGGGCCTCATGACCTGGGCCTACGCCGCGGGCGTGCCGCTGGCCTCCGATCGCTACGGCCTCCTGGCCTTCGGCCTCTACGGGGCCTTCCTGTCGGTGCACCTGGTGGCGCAGAGCCTCTTCGCGTACCTGGAGCACCggcggggcgcggcggcggcgcggcgggcggCTGCGCGGGGGCCCCTGGACGCGGCCTCGGCGCGCAGCGTGGCCCTGACCATCTCGGCGTACCAGGAGGACCCGGCCTACCTGCGCCAGTGCCTGGCGTCCGCCCGCGCCCTGCTCTACCCGCGCACGCGCCTGCGCGTCCTCATGGTGGTGGACGGCAACCGCGCCGAGGACCTCTACATGGTCGACATGTTCCGCGAGATCTTCGCCGACGAGGACCCCGCCACCTACGTGTGGGACGGCAACTACCACCAGCCCTGGGAACccgcggcggcgggcgcggcgggcgagGGCGCCTACCGGGAGGTGGAGGCTGAGGACCCCGGGCGGCTGGCGGTGGAGGCGCTGGTGAGGACGCGCAGGTGCGTGTGCGTGGCGCAGCGCTGGGGCGGCAAGCGCGAGGTCATGTACACCGCCTTCAAGGCTCTCGGCGACTCGGTGGACTACGTGCAG GTCTGTGACTCGGACACGAGGCTGGACCCCATGGCACTGCTGGAGCTGGTGCGGGTGCTGGACGAGGACCCCCAAGTGGGAGCTGTTGGGGGGGATGTGAGGATCCTTAACCCTCTGGACTCCTGGGTCAGCTTCCTAAGCAGCCTGCGATACTGGGTGGCCTTCAATGTGGAGCGGGCTTGTCAGAGCTACTTCCATTGTGTGTCCTGCATCAGTGGTCCCCTAG GCCTATACAGGAACAACCTCCTGCAGCAGTTCCTTGAGGCCTGGTACAACCAGAAGTTCCTGGGCACCCACTGTACCTTTGGGGATGACCGGCACCTCACTAACCGTATGCTCAGCATGGGCTATGCCACCAA GTACACCGCCCGCTCCCGCTGCTACTCGGAGACGCCCTCGTCCTTCCTGCGCTGGCTGAGTCAGCAGACGCGCTGGTCCAAGTCGTACTTCCGCGAGTGGCTGTACAACGCGCTGTGGTGGCACCGACACCACGCGTGGATGACCTACGAGGCGGTGGTCTCAGGCCTCTTCCCCTTCTTCGTGGCGGCCACCGTGCTGCGGCTCTTCTACGCCGGCCGCCCGTGGGCGCTGCTCTGGGTGCTGCTGTGCGTGCAGGGCGTGGCGCTGGCCAAGGCGGCCTTCGCGGCCTGGCTGCGGGGCTGCGCGCGCATGGTGCTGCTCTCGCTCTACGCGCCCCTCTACATGTGCGGCCTCCTGCCCGCCAAGTTCCTGGCGCTGGCCACCATGAACCAGAGCGGCTGGGGCACCTCGGGCCGGAGGAAACTGGCGGCCAACTACGTCCCTGTGCTGCCGCTGGCGCTCTGGGCTCTGCTGCTGCTCGGCGGCCTGGTGCGCAGCGTGGCGCACGAGGCCACGGCCGACTGGAGCGGCCCTTCGCGGGCCGCCGAGGCCTATCATCTGGCCGCCGGAGCGGGTGCCTACGTGGGGTACTGGGCGGTCATGCTCACGTTCTACTGGGTGGGCGTGCGGAGGCTCTgccggcggcgggcggggggcTACCGCGTCCAGGTGTGA
- the HAS1 gene encoding hyaluronan synthase 1 isoform X1, translating to MFSTKRGCYRPLGEKHPGGLPFPRTISALFSLALPSLRSQQDVPKPSPAAHHCSGLVRRVLTIAFALLILGLMTWAYAAGVPLASDRYGLLAFGLYGAFLSVHLVAQSLFAYLEHRRGAAAARRAAARGPLDAASARSVALTISAYQEDPAYLRQCLASARALLYPRTRLRVLMVVDGNRAEDLYMVDMFREIFADEDPATYVWDGNYHQPWEPAAAGAAGEGAYREVEAEDPGRLAVEALVRTRRCVCVAQRWGGKREVMYTAFKALGDSVDYVQVCDSDTRLDPMALLELVRVLDEDPQVGAVGGDVRILNPLDSWVSFLSSLRYWVAFNVERACQSYFHCVSCISGPLGLYRNNLLQQFLEAWYNQKFLGTHCTFGDDRHLTNRMLSMGYATKYTARSRCYSETPSSFLRWLSQQTRWSKSYFREWLYNALWWHRHHAWMTYEAVVSGLFPFFVAATVLRLFYAGRPWALLWVLLCVQGVALAKAAFAAWLRGCARMVLLSLYAPLYMCGLLPAKFLALATMNQSGWGTSGRRKLAANYVPVLPLALWALLLLGGLVRSVAHEATADWSGPSRAAEAYHLAAGAGAYVGYWAVMLTFYWVGVRRLCRRRAGGYRVQV from the exons ATGTTCTCTACAAAAAGGGGATGTTACCGTCCCCTTGGGGAAAAACACCCAGGAggtcttcccttccccaggacgATTTCAGCACTCTTTTCCCTTGCTCTCCCCTCTCTGCGCTCCCAGCAGGACGTCCCCAAGCCCAGCCCTGCAGCGCACCACTGCTCTGGCCTGGTCCGGCGGGTGCTGACCATCGCCTTCGCGCTGCTCATCCTGGGCCTCATGACCTGGGCCTACGCCGCGGGCGTGCCGCTGGCCTCCGATCGCTACGGCCTCCTGGCCTTCGGCCTCTACGGGGCCTTCCTGTCGGTGCACCTGGTGGCGCAGAGCCTCTTCGCGTACCTGGAGCACCggcggggcgcggcggcggcgcggcgggcggCTGCGCGGGGGCCCCTGGACGCGGCCTCGGCGCGCAGCGTGGCCCTGACCATCTCGGCGTACCAGGAGGACCCGGCCTACCTGCGCCAGTGCCTGGCGTCCGCCCGCGCCCTGCTCTACCCGCGCACGCGCCTGCGCGTCCTCATGGTGGTGGACGGCAACCGCGCCGAGGACCTCTACATGGTCGACATGTTCCGCGAGATCTTCGCCGACGAGGACCCCGCCACCTACGTGTGGGACGGCAACTACCACCAGCCCTGGGAACccgcggcggcgggcgcggcgggcgagGGCGCCTACCGGGAGGTGGAGGCTGAGGACCCCGGGCGGCTGGCGGTGGAGGCGCTGGTGAGGACGCGCAGGTGCGTGTGCGTGGCGCAGCGCTGGGGCGGCAAGCGCGAGGTCATGTACACCGCCTTCAAGGCTCTCGGCGACTCGGTGGACTACGTGCAG GTCTGTGACTCGGACACGAGGCTGGACCCCATGGCACTGCTGGAGCTGGTGCGGGTGCTGGACGAGGACCCCCAAGTGGGAGCTGTTGGGGGGGATGTGAGGATCCTTAACCCTCTGGACTCCTGGGTCAGCTTCCTAAGCAGCCTGCGATACTGGGTGGCCTTCAATGTGGAGCGGGCTTGTCAGAGCTACTTCCATTGTGTGTCCTGCATCAGTGGTCCCCTAG GCCTATACAGGAACAACCTCCTGCAGCAGTTCCTTGAGGCCTGGTACAACCAGAAGTTCCTGGGCACCCACTGTACCTTTGGGGATGACCGGCACCTCACTAACCGTATGCTCAGCATGGGCTATGCCACCAA GTACACCGCCCGCTCCCGCTGCTACTCGGAGACGCCCTCGTCCTTCCTGCGCTGGCTGAGTCAGCAGACGCGCTGGTCCAAGTCGTACTTCCGCGAGTGGCTGTACAACGCGCTGTGGTGGCACCGACACCACGCGTGGATGACCTACGAGGCGGTGGTCTCAGGCCTCTTCCCCTTCTTCGTGGCGGCCACCGTGCTGCGGCTCTTCTACGCCGGCCGCCCGTGGGCGCTGCTCTGGGTGCTGCTGTGCGTGCAGGGCGTGGCGCTGGCCAAGGCGGCCTTCGCGGCCTGGCTGCGGGGCTGCGCGCGCATGGTGCTGCTCTCGCTCTACGCGCCCCTCTACATGTGCGGCCTCCTGCCCGCCAAGTTCCTGGCGCTGGCCACCATGAACCAGAGCGGCTGGGGCACCTCGGGCCGGAGGAAACTGGCGGCCAACTACGTCCCTGTGCTGCCGCTGGCGCTCTGGGCTCTGCTGCTGCTCGGCGGCCTGGTGCGCAGCGTGGCGCACGAGGCCACGGCCGACTGGAGCGGCCCTTCGCGGGCCGCCGAGGCCTATCATCTGGCCGCCGGAGCGGGTGCCTACGTGGGGTACTGGGCGGTCATGCTCACGTTCTACTGGGTGGGCGTGCGGAGGCTCTgccggcggcgggcggggggcTACCGCGTCCAGGTGTGA